A genomic window from Gemmatimonadaceae bacterium includes:
- a CDS encoding winged helix-turn-helix transcriptional regulator, which translates to MSNAFDILGDPVRRRILELLRDEPHASGEVVAVIAKEFGITQSAVSQQLRVLREAGFASVQRDGSRRIYHMDAAPLRSVDAWLATFRSTWLPRLDALATEVARGRRERKSSGRPRNSY; encoded by the coding sequence GTGAGCAACGCGTTCGACATCCTCGGCGATCCGGTGCGGCGACGCATCCTCGAGTTGCTTCGTGACGAGCCCCACGCCTCGGGCGAGGTGGTCGCCGTCATCGCCAAGGAATTCGGCATCACGCAGTCCGCCGTGTCGCAGCAGCTCCGCGTGTTGCGCGAGGCGGGCTTCGCGTCGGTGCAGCGTGACGGATCGCGCCGGATCTACCATATGGACGCCGCGCCACTCCGGTCGGTAGATGCGTGGCTCGCCACGTTCAGGTCAACGTGGCTGCCGCGCCTCGACGCGCTCGCGACCGAGGTGGCAAGGGGTCGACGCGAGCGAAAATCCAGCGGGCGTCCGAGGAACTCCTACTGA
- a CDS encoding SRPBCC family protein, producing the protein MSLNRSSHFGATVREVRQCTHRGQPARSIVATRSYPTDRADLWDALTNRERLPRWFLPVSGDLRVGGRYQLEGNAGGVIETCDPPDRLEVTWEFAGQLSWLHVSLAADGERRTLLVLEHIEPITEEGQKFWDRYGPGAGGVGWDLGLRGLDAYLVSGVPMDAAAAEAWTQSDDGLRFIRGSADAWSQAAVASGTDERTARLSAERTVAFYTGQPEPE; encoded by the coding sequence ATGTCGTTGAATCGCAGCAGTCACTTTGGAGCCACCGTGCGCGAGGTCCGGCAGTGCACGCACCGTGGCCAGCCGGCCCGATCAATCGTCGCCACGCGGAGCTATCCGACGGATCGCGCCGACCTCTGGGACGCGCTCACAAACCGCGAGCGGCTTCCACGCTGGTTCCTCCCGGTGTCGGGCGACCTGCGCGTCGGCGGGCGGTACCAGCTCGAGGGCAACGCGGGCGGTGTCATCGAGACCTGCGATCCACCGGACCGACTCGAGGTGACCTGGGAGTTCGCCGGACAGCTCAGCTGGTTGCACGTCAGCTTGGCCGCTGACGGCGAGCGGCGCACGCTCCTCGTCCTCGAGCACATCGAGCCGATCACGGAGGAGGGCCAGAAGTTTTGGGATCGCTACGGGCCCGGTGCGGGCGGTGTCGGCTGGGACCTCGGACTTCGCGGACTGGACGCGTACCTTGTCAGCGGTGTCCCGATGGACGCGGCGGCGGCGGAGGCCTGGACGCAGTCGGACGATGGGCTTCGCTTCATTCGCGGGAGCGCCGACGCGTGGTCGCAGGCCGCGGTTGCGTCCGGTACGGACGAGCGGACGGCTCGACTGTCGGCCGAACGTACCGTCGCGTTCTACACCGGACAACCGGAGCCCGAATGA
- a CDS encoding type II toxin-antitoxin system PemK/MazF family toxin — MVDVPVRRGDVWLVQLNPTRGRAIRKTRPCIVVSPDELNAHIGTFIVAPLTTGGHPYPFRIPVRFSGRDGRVVLDQLRTVDRERLVKRLGALTAPTLAKALGVLGEMFRA; from the coding sequence GTGGTAGACGTCCCGGTCCGCCGCGGCGACGTCTGGCTCGTTCAGCTCAATCCCACCCGGGGGCGCGCGATTCGCAAGACGCGGCCCTGCATCGTCGTCTCCCCCGACGAGCTCAACGCGCATATTGGCACCTTCATCGTCGCGCCCCTCACCACGGGCGGCCATCCCTACCCGTTCCGCATCCCCGTGCGGTTCAGCGGCAGGGACGGCCGCGTGGTGCTCGACCAGCTCCGCACCGTGGACCGCGAACGGTTGGTCAAGCGCCTCGGCGCCCTGACGGCCCCAACGCTGGCGAAGGCGCTCGGTGTACTCGGCGAGATGTTCCGCGCGTGA
- a CDS encoding dihydrofolate reductase family protein: protein MFGPIRGPWPDDSWRGWWGKNFPYHTPTFVLTHHPRPSQEMEGGTVFHFVTEGIRTALDHARSAAGDKDVRLLEAAATIRQYLEASFVDEMHIAVSPRLLGAGEPFCA from the coding sequence ATGTTCGGTCCGATTCGCGGCCCTTGGCCCGACGACTCGTGGCGCGGATGGTGGGGAAAGAATTTTCCCTACCACACGCCGACGTTCGTGCTCACGCACCACCCGCGCCCATCGCAGGAGATGGAGGGTGGCACTGTCTTTCACTTCGTGACCGAGGGCATTCGTACGGCCCTGGACCACGCGCGATCCGCGGCCGGAGACAAGGACGTGCGGCTGCTCGAGGCTGCCGCAACGATTCGGCAGTATCTCGAGGCCAGCTTCGTCGACGAGATGCACATCGCGGTGTCCCCGCGCCTGCTCGGCGCCGGGGAGCCCTTCTGCGCCTAG